The genomic stretch ACGAAACACAACAAAATATCATACCATTAGGATGAATGACTTGTCCAGTAATGTATGACGAGCATTCATTGCTGGCAAGGAAAACATAAGAAGGTGCCATTTCGAAAGGCTCTCCTGCTCTTCCAATGGGCGCCTCCGAATTGAAATTAACAACCTTATCGACCGGGAGCGAAGCCACTTGGAGGGGAGTCCAGATGGGGCCCGGTGCAACCCCGTTCACCCGAATTCCCTGCTTAAGAAGCTGCAGGGCGAGGCTTCTGGTGAAGGTGACGATAGCGCCTTTGGTGCAACTGTAATCTAGTAAGTCTGCATTGCCTGCGTAGGCTACTACCGAAGTTGTGTTGATTATGGCGCTTCCTTCCTTCATGTGCTTTAGCGATTCCCTGCATTTCAGAAGATTATGTGGCAAGGCAAACAGGTCATCAGTTTCGCGTTTAAATCAATAATAGATTATAGATTATACATCAAAGATAATACAAGAGTAAAATAAaaataactcccttttaaaaaTTCCAGTTTTTTAAAATTACTACTTTAAAATACAATTTTATTAAAAATTGCATTGCTTCAAAACTCTAATTTAGATGACTTGTTCCGTATATTTTTGAACTTATTCTCCATAATTATATCTTTCAAAGTATATAAATTGCCAAAATTGGCTAAGTTACAAAAGGAATAAGTTGAAAAACATACGGAACAAGTCATCTAAATTGAAGTTTTGAAGCAATGCAATTTTTAATAAAATTGTATTTAAAGaagtaattttaggaaaaaattatataagggagtaattttaaaaaactaAATTTTAAAAGAAAGTTatttttaatttactcataaTACAAATCATAAATCTACCTCGCCATGAAGATATAAGCATAGATGTTAGTCTCAAATGTCCTCTTAAGCTGTTCTTCTGTAATATCCAAAATACTTTCAGTATAAAACTGTACAGCAGCATTGTTGACAAGGACATCGATGCGGCCAAAAAGGCTGGCTACTTGCTCAACCACTTGCTGGCATTGGGCTTCAGACCTCAGATCAGTCGGTATTGCGACAGGATCACTTGCATCACTCGCCTTTGCTTGTTTTATAAGAGCAAGGGCGTCATTTGCATCTTGGTCCTCTTGTCCTGGTACATAGGTAAAAGCCACGGTTGCGCCTTCTAGTGAAAAATAGTAGCATACTGCCCTTCCTATCCCTGAATCACCTCCTGTTACTAAGGCCACCTTTCCCTGCAATTTGTCACATATTCGCAAATATAAACCACAATAAAGATCTACAGGGTATTCTAATGGTCTGATATTTGAGTATACATTTATTGACATATAAACCATTATAGGAGCCGTAATTTGTTAAAAAAACTTTGTAGTATACAGTTATTGACATATATTCCTTCTGTCACAATAATTTATTTACCTTGATTAAAATAcattttttaaataataaaaatgtAAGCAAATGAACAATATAAATGGAGTATATAGTATGCGTTGAAATGGACTTTTAAACATTTAGGAAAGAATAACACGCAATATTAAAAGCATCCACTCTATTAGATATTCCTTACAAACATGGATTTTAGATTCTTAAAGAAGCGTTCTCTCATTAAGTTATGTCACATATTCACATCATGTCACATGTATAGATATATGTTGTATTCGACTATTCGATCCTCACAAGATAATACTCCGTATCATGTCGTGTACATTACATTCCTATACTAAAATACTAAATACTCCATAATTTATTTACATTGATATTAATTTATCAGGAGCTCGATTCATCACAGCATGTCTAACCTGAAGTTTGTTGGATGGTTTATAATTGGGATCGACGGAAATAGGGAGAGGAGTCATCAAGTACTGTTTGCCTGGTTGTGTATCCTGCTGCTGCGGTGGGAATGTATCACCTTCACTAGCCATTGAATTATTAAGGATAACTCTCCTCAAGTCAATCCTAGTATTAAGGAAGGAATCAGTTAACAACTCCTTCCCATAATCTTCTCCTATTATCTTGCACATATCTAATATTCTATAGTAGTTAGTTATTGTGTTCATATTGTAATCTCAAGTATATATGGTGGAGAATACACAGCTCTCACTCCCCAACTCAATCTAGACGGTATCACTCATCTAACTTCTCCCCCTCATACTCCCGAACACAATGGATTTGCTGAGCGGCGACATCGACATATCGTCGAAACGGGCTTAGCTCTTCTTACTCACGCCAAGCTCCCTCTTACTCTATGGCCATATGCCTTCTCGACAGCTGCCTATTTAATAAATCGTCTCCCTACTCCGTCTCTTCAAAATAACTCGCCCTATTTCAAATTATTTAATCAAGACCCTAATTATCTAAAACTTCACAGCTTTGGTTGTCTTTGTTTTCCATGGTTACGGCCCTACAATAGTCACAAACTTCAATCCCGCTCTCTTGAATGTGTCTTCGTAGGTTACTCACCAACCCAAAGCGCTTATCTCTGTCTCGATCCCACCTCCAATCGTATATATACCTCCCGACATGTGAAATTCTACGACGACCAATTTCCTTATTCCCGTCTCCTTAATCTCGCAACAGCTCCCACGTCCATGACGGCCTCGGATTGGTGCTCTCTGTCCATACCCATTGTCTCCTCTCCTAACCCGTTACCCAACCCTAACCAATTACCCAACACCCCTGACCCGTCATCCTCCCCTGTCTCCCCACCCCTCACTGACCCAATTTCACCTGCCCCACCCGTGACCAATATCCCCACGACCTCCCCTGCCATACCCCAAACCACACCCACCAGCTCGCCTGTACCGCCACCACCCCCACCCCCACCTATTCATGTCACCCGTCTTTCAAATAATATTCGGAAACCGAATCCAAAATATGCAAAACTGGCCTCTGTTCCGTCCCAATATATTACCCCCACGACTGTCAAGCAAGCTCTCGTCGACCCTCTCTGGCGAGCAGCTATGCAGTCCGAGTACGATGCTTTACTACGCAATGAAACTTGGTCACTTGTCCCACCCGACTCCGCTCCTAACACTATAGGCTGTAAATGGGTCTATAGAGTCAAATATAATCCCGATGGCACACTAAAACAACACAAGGCCCGTCTTGTCGCCAAAGGCTTCCATCAAAGACCCGGTCTTGACTACTCCGAAACCTTTAGCCCAGTTATTAAACCCACTACCATTCGCCTCATCCTTTCCCTAGCCGTTACCCAAGGTTGGTCGATTCGACAAATTGATGTGAATAATGCGTTCTTACAAGGTACCTTACACGAGTCTGTCTATATGATACAACCTCCTGGGTTTGTCAACCCCGACAAGCCGTCTCATGTATGCAAATTACGAAAAGCACTCTACGGTCTCAAACAAGCCCCGCGTGCTTGGTATACCGAATTACAAAATTATCTTGCTGCCTATGGTTTTCGAAAAAGCATTTCGaattcttcattgtttatttataATCGTCCTACCGTCATGCTATTTGTTTTAGTGTATGTGGATGATATAATTATCACCGGTTCTTCCACCAGTGAAGTTACGAAGTTTATTGCTGCCATCTCCCGCCGATTTTCTCTTAAGGACCTTGGGCCGCTTTCCTACTTCCTTGGCATGGAAGTAACCCCGACATCCCGTGGTATTCACCTAAATCAAACCAAGTATATCTCGGACCTCTTAACCCGTTACAATATGTCTGATAGTCACCCATCCTCCACACCCATGCTCAGTCATCCGCCTCTTACTCACCTCCCTGCTCAACCGATTCAAGATGCTACCAATTATCGCGCACTAGTCGGAAGTCTACAATACTTGTCTCTTACCCGACCCGACATTGCTTACCCGGtcaataaacttgctcaatttctTACCCATCCCACTGCCACTCACTGGGTTGCCCTTAAGAAATTACTTCGATATCTCAGTGGTACACTACACCTCGGTATTCATCTGTTAAAGGACACTCCTCTCAATCTTCATGCCTATTGCGATGCTGACCTAGCTGGCGACAAAGATAATTATGTATCAACTACTGGCTACATTGTTTTTCTTGGCAAAAATCCCATTTCATGGTCCTCCAAAAAGCAACGTGCCCTATCCCGCTCCTCGACTGAAGCTGAATTCCGGGCAGTTGCGGACACTACAGCTGAAGTACTATGGTTGAAATCATTGTTATCTGAGCTCAATATTCGTCCTACTGCAGCTCCGGTTTTATTTTGCGACAACCTTGGTGCTACTAGCTACTCTGCTAATCCTATATTTCATTCCCGTATGAAACACTTAGCGCTACATTTTCATTTTGTTCGGGAACAAGTCCAGCTAGGAACTATTCGAGTTCAACATATAAATGGTGATGATCAATTAGCAGACTCCCTCACGAAACCCCTGCCACGGCCGCGGCACTCGTTGCTTACTTCCAAGATCGGCCTCACTCTCcgaccgtccatcttgcgggAGCGTATTAAGGATAACTCTCCTCAAGTCAATCCTAGTATTAAGGAAGGAATCAGTTAACAACTCCTTCCCATAATCTTCTCCTATTATCTTGCACATATCTAATATTCTATAGTAGTTAGTTATTGTGTTCATATTGTAATCTCAAGTATATAATGTAACCTTGTTACTGTAATTCATTATCAATAACATTCATATTAATCCTTTATATGAATTACCTTCCTCAAATTCAAATTGCACTCAACTTCGTAAACAAAGATAAGCTAACTACGTAGTACTATTTTGC from Silene latifolia isolate original U9 population chromosome 2, ASM4854445v1, whole genome shotgun sequence encodes the following:
- the LOC141628584 gene encoding glucose and ribitol dehydrogenase-like translates to MCKIIGEDYGKELLTDSFLNTRIDLRRVILNNSMASEGDTFPPQQQDTQPGKQYLMTPLPISVDPNYKPSNKLQGKVALVTGGDSGIGRAVCYYFSLEGATVAFTYVPGQEDQDANDALALIKQAKASDASDPVAIPTDLRSEAQCQQVVEQVASLFGRIDVLVNNAAVQFYTESILDITEEQLKRTFETNIYAYIFMARESLKHMKEGSAIINTTSVVAYAGNADLLDYSCTKGAIVTFTRSLALQLLKQGIRVNGVAPGPIWTPLQVASLPVDKVVNFNSEAPIGRAGEPFEMAPSYVFLASNECSSYITGQVIHPNGGSIVNG